A window from Gasterosteus aculeatus chromosome 14, fGasAcu3.hap1.1, whole genome shotgun sequence encodes these proteins:
- the rai14 gene encoding ankycorbin isoform X3, which produces MKSLKAKFRKTDVNEWSKNDERLLAAVEHGEVEKVASLLAKKGASAVKLDSEGKSALHVAAARGQTDCLSVILAHGADLSLTDAAGFNPLHLAAKNNHTECCKKLLQSKCPIDALDGSGKAALHHAAASGNIQTVQLLCELKSPINLKDADGLSPLLLSAKQAHAEVCCALLDCGAEINTCDNSGRTALMLASESNAISVVEVLVQRGADLSAVDSQGHDVGHYAKLQGNSGVKTALNAALNRQQASDTKSPRSPQHDQVAKLSDERITTPKKRKAPPPPISPPQSSGPSSPSVLVSAVSTPGSNKSDTPRRFNYKEDAVKGTTLREEVEKLHEERNMLLETIEDLKQSVEQTGPQPETRVEHSFTASAALVRALQSKITALTLENQQLASKLKRHPSLQASDDQKDNSRPNSMASNSSFHSTQDEFEPLPRGEREDVPVGGEEEESEGGRAAVSREEIRLLRQALESVQVKLLETRKENRSLHAQLKPEREEEEEGGVTEKGREEELMESLAELQAKLTDTQERYHQAVEEVEDLREQVERGGGEPVEERELQRRASSALEHEVRQLRALLVQSGSEQEDAAQRIGLLEEALRRVEEERRSLKEKEQRTAQIEGLYTEAQEEIRMLQEALRGTVPVEAAAKDFEEMKAELNEVIAGLQRRLLELSHSFSETKSQLGAAQKQLAESSAASGSPSAEHQQVQVLHSKAEELQALLAEAEEKHAAAQEEICLLKQEAEAQAQSSVALSDHAQVMSSLGSAIKELESQSETLKEQLRLKTLQVEALQNRLTAEKDVTPDDSVSRADHENAQEQLRGEVNHLTQLLQGALRKQDEMALEAADAWQKARENRAEWEALQEQVMSTEKEHQTLTTRLAESQDAVCQLKQLVENHVASEREKNKRIDDLSREVAKLKDALNSLSQLSYSSGPPSKRLQQNQQLETLQQQIKQLQYQLAESKKQHHEIVSVYRMHLLYAVQGQMDEDVQKALKQILMMCKMPSQAKEAC; this is translated from the exons GTCAATGAGTGGAGCAAAAACGACGAGCGGCTGCTTGCCGCGGTGGAGCACGgcgaggtggagaaggtggcATCGCTTCTTGCCAAGAAGGGAGCCAGCGCCGTGAAGCTGGACAGCGAGGGCAAATCAGC TCTTCACGTGGCGGCTGCACGAGGACAGACTGACTGCCTGTCCGTCATCCTGGCCCACGGAGCTGACCTGTCCCTCACCGATGCTGCAG GTTTCAATCCGTTACACCTGGCTGCCAAGAACAATCACACGGAGTGCTGCAAAAAGCTCCTTCAG aGTAAATGTCCCATCGATGCTTTAGACGGCTCGGGGAAGGCCGCTCTGCATCACGCCG CTGCCAGCGGGAACATCCAGACCGTCCAACTGCTGTGTGAACTCAAAAGTCCCATCAACCTAAAGGATGCC GACGGGCTCTCCCCTTTGCTGCTGTCAGCCAAACAGGCCCATGCTGAGGTGTGCTGCGCCCTGCTGGACTGCGGCGCTGAGATCAACACTTGTGACAACAGCGGCAG GACAGCCTTGATGCTGGCCAGCGAGTCAAACGCCATTTCTGTCGTCGAGGTCTTGGTCCAGCGAGGAGCAGACTTGTCGGCGGTAGATTCACAAGGCCACGATGTCGGACACTATGCCAAGCTGCAGGGCAACTCTGGGGTCAAAACTGCCCTCAATGCCGCCCTCAACAGACAACAGGCCTCTG atACAAAGTCTCCTAGAAGTCCTCAG CATGATCAAGTAGCTAAACTAAGTGACGAACGGATCACaactcccaaaaaaagaaaagcacctCCACCTCCTATTAGCCCACCGCAG AGCTCTGGGCCCTCTTCTCCTTCAGTTCTCGTCTCCGCCGTCTCTACGCCTGGATCCAACAAAAGCGACACTCCAAGAAGATTCAACTACAAG GAGGATGCGGTGAAGGGAACGACGCTGAGAGAGGAGGTTGAAAAGCTCCACGAGGAGAGGAACATGTTGCTGGAGACAATCGAGGACCTGAAGCAGTCGGTGGAGCAGACGGGTCCACAGCCGGAAACCAGG GTCGAACACAGTTTTACGGCATCTGCCGCTCTGGTTCGTGCTCTGCAATCCAAGATTACTGCTCTAACTTTGGAGAATCAGCAACTTGCAAGCAAACTTAAG AGACATCCATCCCTCCAGGCAAGCGACGACCAGAAGGACAACAGCCGTCCGAACAGCATGGCCTCCAACTCCTCCTTCCACTCCACCCAGGATGAGTTTGAACCTCTGCCACGGGGGGAACGGGAAGACGTCCCAGtcggaggggaggaagaagagagcgaAGGCGGGAGAGCGGCcgtcagcagagaggagatcaGACTGCTGAGACAGGCGCTGGAGAGCGTTCAAGTGAAGCTGCTAGAAACCAGGAAGGAAAACCGCTCGCTTCACGCGCAGCTGAAGCCCGagcgggaagaggaggaggagggcggcgtgacggagaaagggagggaggaggagttgATGGAGAGTCTCGCGGAGCTTCAGGCAAAGCTGACTGACACTCAGGAGAGGTACCACCAAgccgtggaggaggtggaggatttGAGGGAACAGGTGGAAAGGGGAGGAGGTGAGCCAGTGGAGGAGCGGGAGCTGCAGAGACGCGCATCATCCGCGCTTGAACACGAAGTGAGACAGCTGAGGGCCCTGCTCGTCCAGTCGGGATCCGAGCAGGAGGACGCGGCCCAACGCATCGGCCTGCTGGAGGAGGCCctgaggcgggtggaggaggagagacggagttTAAAGGAGAAAGAGCAGAGGACGGCGCAGATTGAGGGGCTGTACACGGAGGCACAAGAGGAGATTAGAATGCTCCAG GAGGCTCTGAGGGGCACAGTGCCGGTTGAAGCAGCAGCCAAAGACTTTGAAGAAATGAAGGCGGAGCTAAATGAGGTAATTGCCGGGCTGCAGCGCCGCCTGCTGGAACTCTCGCACTCCTTCAGCGAAACCAAAAGCCAGCTAGGCGCTGCGCAGAAACAGCTGGCGGAGAGCAGCGCCGCCTCCGGTTCCCCCTCCGCAGAACACCAGCAGGTCCAGGTGCTGCACAGCAaggcggaggagctgcaggcgcTGCTAGCTGAGGCGGAGGAGAAGCACGCGGCTGCTCAGGAGGAGATCTGCCTGCTGAAGCAGGAGGCCGAAGCTCAGGCGCAGAGCTCCGTCGCCCTCTCCGACCACGCGCAGGTGATGTCGTCCCTGGGAAGTGCCATCAAAGAGCTGGAAAGCCAGTCGGAGACACTGAAAGAGCAGCTACGCCTGAAGACCTTGCAGGTGGAGGCTCTTCAGAACAG GCTGACGGCAGAGAAAGACGTTACCCCAGATGACTCAGTCTCCCGCGCCGACCACGAGAACGCTCAGGAGCAGCTGCGGGGCGAGGTGAACCACCTGACGCAGCTCCTCCAGGGGGCCCTCAGAAAGCAGGACGAGATGGCTCTGGAGGCTGCTGACGCATGGCAAAAG GCACGGGAGAACCGCGCAGAGTGGGAGGCTCTGCAGGAGCAGGTGATGTCGACGGAGAAGGAACACCAGACGCTGACCACCAGGCTGGCCGAGTCCCAGGACGCCGTGTGCCAACTCAAGCAGCTGGTGGAGAACCACGTTGCctcagagagggaaaaaaacaagagg ATAGATGACCTGTCACGGGAGGTGGCGAAGCTGAAAGACGCCCTAAACAGCTTATCGCAGCTCTCCTACAGCTCCGGTCCTCCTTCCAAGAGACTGCAGCAAAACCAGCAGCTGGAGACGTTGCAGCAGCAGATCaaacaactacagtaccagctggcT GAGTCAAAGAAGCAGCACCATGAGATCGTGTCAGTCTACAGGATGCACCTCCTCTACGCTGTCCAG ggtcAGATGGACGAGGATGTCCAGAAAGCCTTGAAGCAGATCCTGATGATGTGCAAGATGCCGAGCCAGGCCAAGGAGGCCTGCTAA
- the rai14 gene encoding ankycorbin isoform X2: MMHIFAYEVFARRRGVVNEWSKNDERLLAAVEHGEVEKVASLLAKKGASAVKLDSEGKSALHVAAARGQTDCLSVILAHGADLSLTDAAGFNPLHLAAKNNHTECCKKLLQSKCPIDALDGSGKAALHHAAASGNIQTVQLLCELKSPINLKDADGLSPLLLSAKQAHAEVCCALLDCGAEINTCDNSGRTALMLASESNAISVVEVLVQRGADLSAVDSQGHDVGHYAKLQGNSGVKTALNAALNRQQASDTKSPRSPQHDQVAKLSDERITTPKKRKAPPPPISPPQSSGPSSPSVLVSAVSTPGSNKSDTPRRFNYKEDAVKGTTLREEVEKLHEERNMLLETIEDLKQSVEQTGPQPETRVEHSFTASAALVRALQSKITALTLENQQLASKLKRHPSLQASDDQKDNSRPNSMASNSSFHSTQDEFEPLPRGEREDVPVGGEEEESEGGRAAVSREEIRLLRQALESVQVKLLETRKENRSLHAQLKPEREEEEEGGVTEKGREEELMESLAELQAKLTDTQERYHQAVEEVEDLREQVERGGGEPVEERELQRRASSALEHEVRQLRALLVQSGSEQEDAAQRIGLLEEALRRVEEERRSLKEKEQRTAQIEGLYTEAQEEIRMLQEALRGTVPVEAAAKDFEEMKAELNEVIAGLQRRLLELSHSFSETKSQLGAAQKQLAESSAASGSPSAEHQQVQVLHSKAEELQALLAEAEEKHAAAQEEICLLKQEAEAQAQSSVALSDHAQVMSSLGSAIKELESQSETLKEQLRLKTLQVEALQNRLTAEKDVTPDDSVSRADHENAQEQLRGEVNHLTQLLQGALRKQDEMALEAADAWQKARENRAEWEALQEQVMSTEKEHQTLTTRLAESQDAVCQLKQLVENHVASEREKNKRIDDLSREVAKLKDALNSLSQLSYSSGPPSKRLQQNQQLETLQQQIKQLQYQLAESKKQHHEIVSVYRMHLLYAVQGQMDEDVQKALKQILMMCKMPSQAKEAC, encoded by the exons ATGATGCACATTTTTGCCTATGAGGTATTCGCTAGAAGACGCGGCGTG GTCAATGAGTGGAGCAAAAACGACGAGCGGCTGCTTGCCGCGGTGGAGCACGgcgaggtggagaaggtggcATCGCTTCTTGCCAAGAAGGGAGCCAGCGCCGTGAAGCTGGACAGCGAGGGCAAATCAGC TCTTCACGTGGCGGCTGCACGAGGACAGACTGACTGCCTGTCCGTCATCCTGGCCCACGGAGCTGACCTGTCCCTCACCGATGCTGCAG GTTTCAATCCGTTACACCTGGCTGCCAAGAACAATCACACGGAGTGCTGCAAAAAGCTCCTTCAG aGTAAATGTCCCATCGATGCTTTAGACGGCTCGGGGAAGGCCGCTCTGCATCACGCCG CTGCCAGCGGGAACATCCAGACCGTCCAACTGCTGTGTGAACTCAAAAGTCCCATCAACCTAAAGGATGCC GACGGGCTCTCCCCTTTGCTGCTGTCAGCCAAACAGGCCCATGCTGAGGTGTGCTGCGCCCTGCTGGACTGCGGCGCTGAGATCAACACTTGTGACAACAGCGGCAG GACAGCCTTGATGCTGGCCAGCGAGTCAAACGCCATTTCTGTCGTCGAGGTCTTGGTCCAGCGAGGAGCAGACTTGTCGGCGGTAGATTCACAAGGCCACGATGTCGGACACTATGCCAAGCTGCAGGGCAACTCTGGGGTCAAAACTGCCCTCAATGCCGCCCTCAACAGACAACAGGCCTCTG atACAAAGTCTCCTAGAAGTCCTCAG CATGATCAAGTAGCTAAACTAAGTGACGAACGGATCACaactcccaaaaaaagaaaagcacctCCACCTCCTATTAGCCCACCGCAG AGCTCTGGGCCCTCTTCTCCTTCAGTTCTCGTCTCCGCCGTCTCTACGCCTGGATCCAACAAAAGCGACACTCCAAGAAGATTCAACTACAAG GAGGATGCGGTGAAGGGAACGACGCTGAGAGAGGAGGTTGAAAAGCTCCACGAGGAGAGGAACATGTTGCTGGAGACAATCGAGGACCTGAAGCAGTCGGTGGAGCAGACGGGTCCACAGCCGGAAACCAGG GTCGAACACAGTTTTACGGCATCTGCCGCTCTGGTTCGTGCTCTGCAATCCAAGATTACTGCTCTAACTTTGGAGAATCAGCAACTTGCAAGCAAACTTAAG AGACATCCATCCCTCCAGGCAAGCGACGACCAGAAGGACAACAGCCGTCCGAACAGCATGGCCTCCAACTCCTCCTTCCACTCCACCCAGGATGAGTTTGAACCTCTGCCACGGGGGGAACGGGAAGACGTCCCAGtcggaggggaggaagaagagagcgaAGGCGGGAGAGCGGCcgtcagcagagaggagatcaGACTGCTGAGACAGGCGCTGGAGAGCGTTCAAGTGAAGCTGCTAGAAACCAGGAAGGAAAACCGCTCGCTTCACGCGCAGCTGAAGCCCGagcgggaagaggaggaggagggcggcgtgacggagaaagggagggaggaggagttgATGGAGAGTCTCGCGGAGCTTCAGGCAAAGCTGACTGACACTCAGGAGAGGTACCACCAAgccgtggaggaggtggaggatttGAGGGAACAGGTGGAAAGGGGAGGAGGTGAGCCAGTGGAGGAGCGGGAGCTGCAGAGACGCGCATCATCCGCGCTTGAACACGAAGTGAGACAGCTGAGGGCCCTGCTCGTCCAGTCGGGATCCGAGCAGGAGGACGCGGCCCAACGCATCGGCCTGCTGGAGGAGGCCctgaggcgggtggaggaggagagacggagttTAAAGGAGAAAGAGCAGAGGACGGCGCAGATTGAGGGGCTGTACACGGAGGCACAAGAGGAGATTAGAATGCTCCAG GAGGCTCTGAGGGGCACAGTGCCGGTTGAAGCAGCAGCCAAAGACTTTGAAGAAATGAAGGCGGAGCTAAATGAGGTAATTGCCGGGCTGCAGCGCCGCCTGCTGGAACTCTCGCACTCCTTCAGCGAAACCAAAAGCCAGCTAGGCGCTGCGCAGAAACAGCTGGCGGAGAGCAGCGCCGCCTCCGGTTCCCCCTCCGCAGAACACCAGCAGGTCCAGGTGCTGCACAGCAaggcggaggagctgcaggcgcTGCTAGCTGAGGCGGAGGAGAAGCACGCGGCTGCTCAGGAGGAGATCTGCCTGCTGAAGCAGGAGGCCGAAGCTCAGGCGCAGAGCTCCGTCGCCCTCTCCGACCACGCGCAGGTGATGTCGTCCCTGGGAAGTGCCATCAAAGAGCTGGAAAGCCAGTCGGAGACACTGAAAGAGCAGCTACGCCTGAAGACCTTGCAGGTGGAGGCTCTTCAGAACAG GCTGACGGCAGAGAAAGACGTTACCCCAGATGACTCAGTCTCCCGCGCCGACCACGAGAACGCTCAGGAGCAGCTGCGGGGCGAGGTGAACCACCTGACGCAGCTCCTCCAGGGGGCCCTCAGAAAGCAGGACGAGATGGCTCTGGAGGCTGCTGACGCATGGCAAAAG GCACGGGAGAACCGCGCAGAGTGGGAGGCTCTGCAGGAGCAGGTGATGTCGACGGAGAAGGAACACCAGACGCTGACCACCAGGCTGGCCGAGTCCCAGGACGCCGTGTGCCAACTCAAGCAGCTGGTGGAGAACCACGTTGCctcagagagggaaaaaaacaagagg ATAGATGACCTGTCACGGGAGGTGGCGAAGCTGAAAGACGCCCTAAACAGCTTATCGCAGCTCTCCTACAGCTCCGGTCCTCCTTCCAAGAGACTGCAGCAAAACCAGCAGCTGGAGACGTTGCAGCAGCAGATCaaacaactacagtaccagctggcT GAGTCAAAGAAGCAGCACCATGAGATCGTGTCAGTCTACAGGATGCACCTCCTCTACGCTGTCCAG ggtcAGATGGACGAGGATGTCCAGAAAGCCTTGAAGCAGATCCTGATGATGTGCAAGATGCCGAGCCAGGCCAAGGAGGCCTGCTAA
- the rai14 gene encoding ankycorbin isoform X6 → MKSLKAKFRKTDVNEWSKNDERLLAAVEHGEVEKVASLLAKKGASAVKLDSEGKSALHVAAARGQTDCLSVILAHGADLSLTDAAGFNPLHLAAKNNHTECCKKLLQSKCPIDALDGSGKAALHHAAASGNIQTVQLLCELKSPINLKDADGLSPLLLSAKQAHAEVCCALLDCGAEINTCDNSGRTALMLASESNAISVVEVLVQRGADLSAVDSQGHDVGHYAKLQGNSGVKTALNAALNRQQASDTKSPRSPQSSGPSSPSVLVSAVSTPGSNKSDTPRRFNYKEDAVKGTTLREEVEKLHEERNMLLETIEDLKQSVEQTGPQPETRVEHSFTASAALVRALQSKITALTLENQQLASKLKRHPSLQASDDQKDNSRPNSMASNSSFHSTQDEFEPLPRGEREDVPVGGEEEESEGGRAAVSREEIRLLRQALESVQVKLLETRKENRSLHAQLKPEREEEEEGGVTEKGREEELMESLAELQAKLTDTQERYHQAVEEVEDLREQVERGGGEPVEERELQRRASSALEHEVRQLRALLVQSGSEQEDAAQRIGLLEEALRRVEEERRSLKEKEQRTAQIEGLYTEAQEEIRMLQEALRGTVPVEAAAKDFEEMKAELNEVIAGLQRRLLELSHSFSETKSQLGAAQKQLAESSAASGSPSAEHQQVQVLHSKAEELQALLAEAEEKHAAAQEEICLLKQEAEAQAQSSVALSDHAQVMSSLGSAIKELESQSETLKEQLRLKTLQVEALQNRLTAEKDVTPDDSVSRADHENAQEQLRGEVNHLTQLLQGALRKQDEMALEAADAWQKARENRAEWEALQEQVMSTEKEHQTLTTRLAESQDAVCQLKQLVENHVASEREKNKRIDDLSREVAKLKDALNSLSQLSYSSGPPSKRLQQNQQLETLQQQIKQLQYQLAESKKQHHEIVSVYRMHLLYAVQGQMDEDVQKALKQILMMCKMPSQAKEAC, encoded by the exons GTCAATGAGTGGAGCAAAAACGACGAGCGGCTGCTTGCCGCGGTGGAGCACGgcgaggtggagaaggtggcATCGCTTCTTGCCAAGAAGGGAGCCAGCGCCGTGAAGCTGGACAGCGAGGGCAAATCAGC TCTTCACGTGGCGGCTGCACGAGGACAGACTGACTGCCTGTCCGTCATCCTGGCCCACGGAGCTGACCTGTCCCTCACCGATGCTGCAG GTTTCAATCCGTTACACCTGGCTGCCAAGAACAATCACACGGAGTGCTGCAAAAAGCTCCTTCAG aGTAAATGTCCCATCGATGCTTTAGACGGCTCGGGGAAGGCCGCTCTGCATCACGCCG CTGCCAGCGGGAACATCCAGACCGTCCAACTGCTGTGTGAACTCAAAAGTCCCATCAACCTAAAGGATGCC GACGGGCTCTCCCCTTTGCTGCTGTCAGCCAAACAGGCCCATGCTGAGGTGTGCTGCGCCCTGCTGGACTGCGGCGCTGAGATCAACACTTGTGACAACAGCGGCAG GACAGCCTTGATGCTGGCCAGCGAGTCAAACGCCATTTCTGTCGTCGAGGTCTTGGTCCAGCGAGGAGCAGACTTGTCGGCGGTAGATTCACAAGGCCACGATGTCGGACACTATGCCAAGCTGCAGGGCAACTCTGGGGTCAAAACTGCCCTCAATGCCGCCCTCAACAGACAACAGGCCTCTG atACAAAGTCTCCTAGAAGTCCTCAG AGCTCTGGGCCCTCTTCTCCTTCAGTTCTCGTCTCCGCCGTCTCTACGCCTGGATCCAACAAAAGCGACACTCCAAGAAGATTCAACTACAAG GAGGATGCGGTGAAGGGAACGACGCTGAGAGAGGAGGTTGAAAAGCTCCACGAGGAGAGGAACATGTTGCTGGAGACAATCGAGGACCTGAAGCAGTCGGTGGAGCAGACGGGTCCACAGCCGGAAACCAGG GTCGAACACAGTTTTACGGCATCTGCCGCTCTGGTTCGTGCTCTGCAATCCAAGATTACTGCTCTAACTTTGGAGAATCAGCAACTTGCAAGCAAACTTAAG AGACATCCATCCCTCCAGGCAAGCGACGACCAGAAGGACAACAGCCGTCCGAACAGCATGGCCTCCAACTCCTCCTTCCACTCCACCCAGGATGAGTTTGAACCTCTGCCACGGGGGGAACGGGAAGACGTCCCAGtcggaggggaggaagaagagagcgaAGGCGGGAGAGCGGCcgtcagcagagaggagatcaGACTGCTGAGACAGGCGCTGGAGAGCGTTCAAGTGAAGCTGCTAGAAACCAGGAAGGAAAACCGCTCGCTTCACGCGCAGCTGAAGCCCGagcgggaagaggaggaggagggcggcgtgacggagaaagggagggaggaggagttgATGGAGAGTCTCGCGGAGCTTCAGGCAAAGCTGACTGACACTCAGGAGAGGTACCACCAAgccgtggaggaggtggaggatttGAGGGAACAGGTGGAAAGGGGAGGAGGTGAGCCAGTGGAGGAGCGGGAGCTGCAGAGACGCGCATCATCCGCGCTTGAACACGAAGTGAGACAGCTGAGGGCCCTGCTCGTCCAGTCGGGATCCGAGCAGGAGGACGCGGCCCAACGCATCGGCCTGCTGGAGGAGGCCctgaggcgggtggaggaggagagacggagttTAAAGGAGAAAGAGCAGAGGACGGCGCAGATTGAGGGGCTGTACACGGAGGCACAAGAGGAGATTAGAATGCTCCAG GAGGCTCTGAGGGGCACAGTGCCGGTTGAAGCAGCAGCCAAAGACTTTGAAGAAATGAAGGCGGAGCTAAATGAGGTAATTGCCGGGCTGCAGCGCCGCCTGCTGGAACTCTCGCACTCCTTCAGCGAAACCAAAAGCCAGCTAGGCGCTGCGCAGAAACAGCTGGCGGAGAGCAGCGCCGCCTCCGGTTCCCCCTCCGCAGAACACCAGCAGGTCCAGGTGCTGCACAGCAaggcggaggagctgcaggcgcTGCTAGCTGAGGCGGAGGAGAAGCACGCGGCTGCTCAGGAGGAGATCTGCCTGCTGAAGCAGGAGGCCGAAGCTCAGGCGCAGAGCTCCGTCGCCCTCTCCGACCACGCGCAGGTGATGTCGTCCCTGGGAAGTGCCATCAAAGAGCTGGAAAGCCAGTCGGAGACACTGAAAGAGCAGCTACGCCTGAAGACCTTGCAGGTGGAGGCTCTTCAGAACAG GCTGACGGCAGAGAAAGACGTTACCCCAGATGACTCAGTCTCCCGCGCCGACCACGAGAACGCTCAGGAGCAGCTGCGGGGCGAGGTGAACCACCTGACGCAGCTCCTCCAGGGGGCCCTCAGAAAGCAGGACGAGATGGCTCTGGAGGCTGCTGACGCATGGCAAAAG GCACGGGAGAACCGCGCAGAGTGGGAGGCTCTGCAGGAGCAGGTGATGTCGACGGAGAAGGAACACCAGACGCTGACCACCAGGCTGGCCGAGTCCCAGGACGCCGTGTGCCAACTCAAGCAGCTGGTGGAGAACCACGTTGCctcagagagggaaaaaaacaagagg ATAGATGACCTGTCACGGGAGGTGGCGAAGCTGAAAGACGCCCTAAACAGCTTATCGCAGCTCTCCTACAGCTCCGGTCCTCCTTCCAAGAGACTGCAGCAAAACCAGCAGCTGGAGACGTTGCAGCAGCAGATCaaacaactacagtaccagctggcT GAGTCAAAGAAGCAGCACCATGAGATCGTGTCAGTCTACAGGATGCACCTCCTCTACGCTGTCCAG ggtcAGATGGACGAGGATGTCCAGAAAGCCTTGAAGCAGATCCTGATGATGTGCAAGATGCCGAGCCAGGCCAAGGAGGCCTGCTAA